Sequence from the Candidatus Acidiferrales bacterium genome:
GCGACCGGCACGCTCAGTTCCTCTCGACGCTGGCTCTGGCGGCAAGTTCGCTTGAGAAGATTGCTCTCGAGATCCGTCACCTGCAACGCACCGAGGTTCGCGAGGTGGAAGAGTATTTTGCCGAGGGCGAGCAGCGGGGCAGCTCAGCCATGCCGCACAAGCGCAACCCGGTGACCTCGGAGCAAATCTGCGGCCTGGCGCGGGTGGTGCGAGCGAACGCCGGGGCGGCGCTCGAAAACGTTGCGCTCTGGCACGAGCGCGACATCTCCCACAGCTCGGTCGAGCGCATCATCCTGCCTGATTCTTGCGCCCTGCTCGACTACATGCTGGCCAGGACCACGGAGATCGTTGAGACCTTGATTGTTTATCCCGAGCGGATGCGTCAGAACCTGGAGTTGACTCGCGGGCTGGTTTTTTCCGGGCAGTTGCTCTTGGATTTGACGGCCAAAGGCGCGCCGCGCCAGGAAGCCTACGCCTGGGTCCAGGAACACGCCATGGAAGTCTGGCGGCATGGCGGCGACTTTCGCGAGCGGGTCTCCGCCGATTCCCGCATCACCCGATTCCTCTCGCCGGCAGAGATCGAAGCTGCCTTTGATTTCAAGCGCCAGTTGAAGTATGTGGATGCGATCTTTCAGCGGGTCTTTGGCGCTGCCGTGTCCCACTAACGCATCCTGTCCCTCTGTGCCGCTCTGTGTGCTCTGTGATCCCTGTGGTGAGAAATAGAGCCCAAGATGTACCACAGAGGACACGGA
This genomic interval carries:
- the purB gene encoding adenylosuccinate lyase produces the protein MIARYTRPEMGRIWSEENKLAAWLKVEIATAEAQAEAGIIPAEAARAIATGARVDPKRVAELEARVKHDVVAFTMAVSETVGPEARWLHYGLTSNDILDTAQALQVAEACELLLAGLGKLSDVLRRRAYEFKDTVMVGRTHGVHAEPITFGLKLANWYAESLRNRRRLEQAAEQMRVGKISGAVGTFGHLPPELEQRICHKLGLTPAAISSQVLQRDRHAQFLSTLALAASSLEKIALEIRHLQRTEVREVEEYFAEGEQRGSSAMPHKRNPVTSEQICGLARVVRANAGAALENVALWHERDISHSSVERIILPDSCALLDYMLARTTEIVETLIVYPERMRQNLELTRGLVFSGQLLLDLTAKGAPRQEAYAWVQEHAMEVWRHGGDFRERVSADSRITRFLSPAEIEAAFDFKRQLKYVDAIFQRVFGAAVSH